One stretch of Juglans microcarpa x Juglans regia isolate MS1-56 chromosome 3D, Jm3101_v1.0, whole genome shotgun sequence DNA includes these proteins:
- the LOC121255669 gene encoding protein RADIALIS-like 1, producing the protein MASRSMSSKSSDSWTAKENKAFERALAVYDKDTPDRWYNIAKAVGGKTEEEVKRRYEELVEDVKRIEAGRVPFPSTRHELEGVARET; encoded by the coding sequence ATGGCATCCAGGTCAATGTCCTCCAAAAGCTCCGACTCTTGGACAGCCAAGGAAAACAAGGCCTTTGAGCGGGCTCTGGCTGTGTATGATAAGGACACTCCCGACCGTTGGTACAATATTGCTAAGGCTGTTGGTGGGAAAACTGAGGAAGAGGTGAAAAGGCGCTATGAAGAACTTGTGGAGGATGTCAAACGTATTGAGGCTGGCCGAGTGCCCTTCCCGAGTACAAGACATGAACTGGAGGGAGTGGCCAGGGAAACATGA